A single Atopobiaceae bacterium DNA region contains:
- a CDS encoding PTS sugar transporter subunit IIC, with protein sequence MAVNAFQAALFGLFACLASMPGMGGTTIGNYTLGRPLVAGLVVGLIMGDVRSGIIVGAAIQVIYIALVTPGGTVSADVRAISYIGIPLAILAIRANGLDPASTEAQSMAASLGAAVGTLGTVLFYGTATINLIWQGIGWKTLEKGKLSKLYVVDMVLPWIGHFVCSFLPTFIITMAGAGMVDLMKAYLPMDGLAMKTLFTVGSLLPTVGIAILLKQVVNKPTDFLTFFFGFILSAVMGCNLIAAALIGCFFAVINYKIESVRIDAASRPALESAGSSDDEEEDI encoded by the coding sequence ATGGCAGTCAATGCGTTCCAAGCGGCCTTGTTCGGGCTGTTCGCATGCCTGGCCTCGATGCCTGGCATGGGCGGCACGACCATCGGCAACTACACGCTAGGCAGGCCCCTCGTCGCAGGCCTCGTCGTGGGCCTCATCATGGGTGACGTCAGGAGCGGCATCATCGTGGGTGCCGCGATCCAGGTCATCTACATCGCGTTGGTGACGCCAGGCGGCACCGTCTCGGCCGACGTCCGTGCCATCAGCTACATCGGCATCCCCCTGGCCATCCTCGCCATCAGGGCGAACGGGCTCGACCCTGCGTCGACCGAGGCGCAGAGCATGGCCGCATCGCTCGGTGCTGCCGTCGGCACGCTCGGCACGGTCCTCTTCTATGGCACCGCGACCATCAACCTGATCTGGCAGGGCATCGGCTGGAAGACCCTCGAGAAGGGCAAGCTCAGCAAGCTCTACGTCGTCGACATGGTCCTCCCCTGGATCGGCCACTTCGTGTGCTCGTTCCTCCCGACCTTCATCATCACGATGGCCGGTGCCGGAATGGTCGACCTCATGAAGGCCTATCTCCCCATGGACGGCTTGGCCATGAAGACCCTCTTCACGGTAGGCTCGCTCCTTCCCACGGTCGGTATCGCCATCCTGCTCAAGCAGGTCGTCAACAAGCCCACAGACTTCCTCACGTTCTTCTTCGGCTTCATCCTCTCGGCAGTCATGGGCTGCAACCTGATCGCCGCGGCCCTCATCGGCTGCTTCTTCGCGGTCATCAACTACAAGATCGAGTCCGTCAGGATCGATGCCGCCTCGAGGCCGGCCCTCGAATCGGCTGGGTCATCGGATGACGAGGAGGAGGACATCTAA
- a CDS encoding PTS system mannose/fructose/sorbose family transporter subunit IID, producing the protein MAKTTQTTAPSEGGRKLSEKTLKKSFWIWFYGNLTCFSQEHMQTFGYLCAMLPIVQELYDTEDEQREALTTYSAFFNTEPQIGSMVVGITAGLEEARANGEPVDDETINGIRAGLMGPLAGLGDSLIVGTLIPILLGIALGLSTDGSPLGAIFYIVVWNALMIFGMRFAYNQGYSLGGKAVEALVGPKATALRDSIVMVGTMVIGAVAATWVSITTSFEIPGVLVLQDTFDNIFPKLLPLLFTLLCWWLMSKKKIQPTVVMLILVVIAFVGVLVGFFNPGLSY; encoded by the coding sequence ATGGCTAAGACCACGCAAACGACGGCTCCCAGCGAGGGCGGCAGGAAGCTCTCGGAGAAGACCCTCAAGAAGTCGTTCTGGATCTGGTTCTATGGCAACCTCACCTGCTTCTCGCAGGAGCACATGCAGACCTTCGGCTACCTGTGCGCCATGCTGCCGATCGTCCAGGAGCTCTATGACACCGAGGACGAGCAGCGCGAGGCGCTCACGACCTACAGCGCGTTCTTCAACACCGAGCCGCAGATCGGCAGCATGGTGGTAGGCATCACCGCAGGCCTCGAGGAGGCTCGCGCCAATGGCGAGCCCGTCGACGACGAGACCATCAACGGCATCCGTGCCGGTCTCATGGGGCCGCTCGCAGGCCTCGGCGACTCGCTCATCGTGGGCACGCTCATCCCGATCCTGTTGGGTATCGCCCTCGGCCTCTCGACCGACGGAAGCCCCCTTGGCGCCATCTTCTACATCGTGGTGTGGAACGCGCTCATGATCTTCGGGATGCGCTTCGCCTACAACCAAGGCTACTCGTTGGGCGGCAAGGCCGTCGAGGCACTCGTCGGCCCCAAGGCCACGGCGCTTCGCGACTCCATCGTCATGGTGGGGACCATGGTCATCGGTGCGGTCGCGGCCACATGGGTGAGCATCACCACCTCGTTCGAGATCCCTGGGGTGCTGGTGCTGCAGGACACCTTCGACAACATCTTCCCCAAGCTGCTGCCGCTCCTGTTCACCCTGCTCTGCTGGTGGCTCATGTCCAAGAAGAAGATCCAGCCCACGGTCGTCATGCTGATCCTCGTGGTCATCGCCTTCGTCGGCGTCCTCGTCGGCTTCTTCAACCCCGGACTGTCCTACTAG
- a CDS encoding Cof-type HAD-IIB family hydrolase, giving the protein MVPRIVFTDVDGTLLDRNHHVRPRTAEVTRELARRGIPFVLVSARMPEALHPVQDDLGISGPLVCYGGAYVLDEDGGELLSRTIGLARAGEVGRMVASELPDVCCSAYGFHVWACSDRSDPRIAHEEQVVHTTAVAATLEAAFDERGVHKFLLMGRPDQVLAAERLLGAACPDLTVVRSSDTLCEVMSGGVSKAEGIRRVCRRYGIALEDAVAFGDGCNDVGMLAAVPQSYAMANGAPEARAAAAHVTELDNDHDGLATQLSVLLEGPRKRRGL; this is encoded by the coding sequence ATGGTCCCCAGGATCGTGTTCACGGATGTCGATGGCACGCTGCTCGATCGCAATCATCATGTCCGTCCCAGGACGGCAGAGGTCACGAGGGAACTTGCGCGGCGCGGCATCCCGTTCGTGCTCGTGAGCGCCCGCATGCCCGAGGCGCTCCATCCGGTCCAGGATGACCTCGGCATCTCGGGCCCGCTCGTGTGCTACGGCGGCGCCTATGTGCTTGACGAGGATGGTGGCGAGCTCCTGAGCCGCACGATCGGGCTCGCGCGTGCCGGCGAGGTCGGGCGGATGGTCGCCAGCGAGCTGCCCGACGTCTGCTGCAGCGCATATGGCTTCCACGTCTGGGCCTGCAGCGACCGGAGCGATCCCCGGATAGCCCATGAGGAGCAGGTCGTGCACACGACAGCCGTGGCTGCCACCCTCGAGGCGGCCTTCGACGAGAGGGGCGTGCACAAGTTCCTGCTCATGGGCCGGCCCGACCAGGTCCTCGCGGCAGAGCGCCTGCTCGGGGCGGCGTGCCCCGACCTCACGGTCGTCCGCTCCAGCGATACGCTCTGCGAGGTCATGTCGGGCGGCGTGAGCAAGGCCGAGGGCATCAGGCGGGTCTGCAGGCGGTACGGCATCGCCCTGGAAGATGCCGTGGCATTCGGTGACGGCTGCAACGACGTCGGGATGCTCGCTGCCGTGCCTCAGAGCTACGCCATGGCGAACGGCGCCCCCGAGGCGCGCGCGGCGGCGGCCCATGTCACCGAGCTCGACAACGACCACGATGGTCTGGCGACGCAGCTCTCCGTTCTTCTCGAGGGTCCGAGAAAGAGGCGCGGGTTATGA